In the Sebaldella sp. S0638 genome, one interval contains:
- a CDS encoding OPT/YSL family transporter has protein sequence MSEKKLGNVSPGGKFDKISAFEPVTLILGIVLAVLSAIICMQIIGKVGVTPNTSLIGAIIAMVIARIPVSSFKKFKSLERQNMLQTIVSGAGFSAANCGLLAVGIFIVLGKNEFILPMAIGSVIGVTISIFVVGKIFDSEIFPADEAWPPGVATAQALEAGDEGGTKGIKLLIGIVIGALCGLFKVPFGKVPFNIPAAGIGIVFIANIFSMIGLGVGLLIRGYSPVLFNGLELGKTSIPSGIMIGAGLMALIQSLVIILKDTKHKTKDTAVHTKNTVTKAEAKKTIMTGFLLYLAGAVVIAFISGIVTEMSVFMLVLWVLWAAVSCTVAILIVGMAAMHSGWFPAFAITTIFMTIGIFLKFPLISLALLTGYISSTGPCFADMGYDLKTGWIIRGRGVNVEHEKYGRKQQVIIEMIGGIIGIIVVLATLKMFVLGHETPLLAPVSKTFAEAISKASDPQVLKSLLLWAIPGAVLQIIGGPKRMVGVLFATGLLINNPIYGIGVIIAVIIRLIFGNKVIEFIDAGLIAGDGLGGFVYALLVAIGIMSK, from the coding sequence ATGAGTGAGAAAAAATTAGGTAACGTATCTCCAGGGGGAAAGTTCGATAAAATTAGTGCTTTTGAACCGGTAACTCTTATATTGGGGATAGTATTGGCTGTATTATCAGCAATCATCTGTATGCAGATAATAGGAAAAGTAGGGGTAACTCCGAATACATCACTGATAGGTGCAATTATAGCAATGGTAATAGCCAGAATACCAGTATCATCATTTAAGAAGTTCAAATCACTTGAACGTCAGAATATGCTGCAGACAATAGTATCAGGTGCAGGATTTTCAGCGGCAAACTGTGGGTTGCTGGCTGTAGGAATATTCATTGTTCTTGGGAAAAATGAATTTATACTGCCTATGGCAATAGGATCAGTAATTGGAGTAACAATCTCCATTTTTGTGGTAGGGAAAATATTTGATTCTGAAATATTTCCTGCAGATGAAGCATGGCCTCCGGGTGTAGCTACAGCGCAGGCACTGGAAGCAGGAGACGAAGGAGGTACTAAAGGGATAAAATTACTGATAGGTATAGTAATAGGGGCATTATGCGGACTTTTCAAAGTTCCTTTTGGAAAAGTACCTTTTAATATACCCGCTGCCGGAATAGGAATAGTATTCATAGCAAATATCTTCTCAATGATAGGACTTGGAGTAGGCTTGTTAATACGGGGATATTCACCTGTACTGTTCAACGGGCTTGAATTAGGGAAAACTTCCATACCAAGTGGAATTATGATAGGCGCAGGACTTATGGCCCTTATTCAGTCATTGGTTATAATACTGAAAGATACAAAACATAAAACGAAAGATACGGCTGTACATACAAAAAATACAGTTACAAAGGCTGAGGCTAAGAAGACAATAATGACAGGATTTTTATTATATTTAGCTGGAGCAGTAGTAATAGCATTTATTTCGGGAATAGTAACAGAAATGAGCGTATTTATGCTTGTTTTATGGGTTTTATGGGCAGCTGTATCATGTACAGTAGCTATTTTAATAGTAGGAATGGCTGCAATGCATTCCGGATGGTTTCCGGCTTTTGCCATCACTACAATATTTATGACAATAGGGATATTTTTAAAATTTCCGTTGATTTCACTGGCTTTGCTAACAGGATATATAAGTTCTACAGGACCTTGTTTTGCAGATATGGGATACGATCTGAAAACAGGATGGATAATCAGAGGAAGAGGAGTAAATGTAGAGCATGAGAAATACGGAAGAAAACAGCAGGTAATAATTGAGATGATAGGTGGTATTATAGGAATAATAGTAGTTCTTGCCACTTTGAAAATGTTTGTTTTAGGACATGAAACACCGCTTTTGGCTCCTGTAAGTAAAACATTTGCAGAGGCTATAAGTAAAGCATCAGATCCTCAGGTACTGAAGTCATTACTGCTTTGGGCAATACCGGGAGCTGTACTGCAGATCATAGGCGGGCCTAAAAGAATGGTGGGTGTGCTTTTTGCCACTGGTCTTCTGATAAATAATCCTATTTACGGAATAGGAGTAATAATAGCAGTAATAATCAGACTTATATTTGGAAATAAAGTTATAGAATTTATAGATGCAGGATTAATAGCCGGTGACGGACTTGGAGGATTCGTTTATGCACTTCTTGTTGCCATTGGAATAATGAGTAAATAG
- a CDS encoding HU family DNA-binding protein, producing the protein MSKKEFIEAYAKATGETKKRSEELVNEFLGTVEKSLTKGETVQFVGWGTFGVQKRAARKGRNPQTGKEIKIAAKKVVKFKVGKKLADKVAK; encoded by the coding sequence ATGTCAAAAAAAGAATTTATTGAGGCATATGCAAAGGCAACAGGAGAAACAAAAAAGAGATCAGAAGAATTAGTTAATGAATTTTTAGGAACTGTAGAAAAATCTCTAACTAAAGGAGAAACAGTTCAATTCGTGGGATGGGGAACTTTCGGAGTTCAAAAAAGAGCTGCTAGAAAAGGAAGAAACCCTCAAACAGGAAAAGAAATTAAAATAGCTGCTAAAAAAGTAGTAAAATTCAAAGTTGGAAAAAAATTAGCTGATAAAGTTGCTAAGTAA
- the cmk gene encoding (d)CMP kinase, whose product MIIAVDGPAGSGKSTVSKMIADEIGITYLDTGAMYRLFAYKLMKEKIDFSDREKELKVLEDLNIDMKDNRFYLDNEDVTDKIRTREISSNASKISVVKEVREKMVELQRAFSKSKDVILDGRDIGTVVFPDADLKVYLNADAEIRAERRCEELRNKGENVEYEEILREITTRDYDDMHREESPLKIAQDAVILDSTSLSAEEVKDKIKELIEERTKKN is encoded by the coding sequence ATGATAATAGCAGTAGACGGACCGGCTGGCAGCGGAAAAAGTACTGTCTCCAAAATGATAGCCGACGAAATAGGAATTACATACCTGGATACAGGTGCAATGTACAGACTATTTGCATATAAATTAATGAAAGAAAAAATAGATTTTTCTGATCGTGAGAAAGAATTAAAAGTGCTGGAAGATTTGAATATAGATATGAAAGATAACAGATTTTATCTGGATAACGAGGATGTAACAGATAAAATAAGAACAAGGGAGATTTCCAGTAATGCCTCAAAGATCTCTGTGGTTAAAGAAGTAAGAGAAAAGATGGTGGAGCTTCAAAGGGCATTTTCAAAATCAAAAGATGTGATTCTGGATGGCCGTGATATAGGAACTGTAGTATTTCCTGATGCTGATCTGAAAGTATATCTGAATGCAGATGCAGAAATACGTGCCGAAAGAAGATGTGAAGAACTGAGAAATAAAGGTGAAAATGTGGAATATGAGGAAATACTCAGAGAAATAACAACAAGAGATTATGATGATATGCATAGAGAGGAAAGTCCGTTAAAAATTGCACAAGATGCCGTAATTTTAGATTCAACTTCTTTAAGTGCAGAAGAGGTAAAGGATAAAATCAAGGAATTAATTGAAGAAAGAACAAAAAAAAATTGA
- the prmA gene encoding 50S ribosomal protein L11 methyltransferase produces MKWLRVKVDYYSDRLKETKEKIIGIFSELGVNEFEFIDFFTENVLDFHKESIANDTWKIIGYFPNNKFARLKLKMFSEKLEELSDTEEMIFTLYTNECDENEWKDEWKKYFHTTKITDKIVIKPSWEEYTSDEDEVVIKIDPRMAFGTGTHETTSLCIKMLEKYVPGKKNLLDIGCGSGILMIVGSKFGAEKVDGIDIDPAVEAVAKENLDDNEVSNYSVVIGNLVDDINKKYDIVVSNILADTLMELLDDIEKVLEQGALVIFSGILKTRKHEILEKTEKHNFRKIDEKEENEWISYVFEYK; encoded by the coding sequence ATGAAATGGCTTAGAGTAAAAGTAGATTATTATTCTGATCGTTTGAAAGAAACTAAAGAGAAGATCATAGGTATTTTTTCTGAACTCGGAGTAAATGAATTTGAGTTCATTGATTTTTTTACTGAAAATGTTCTGGATTTTCACAAGGAGAGCATAGCTAATGACACATGGAAAATAATAGGATATTTTCCTAATAATAAATTCGCACGGTTAAAGCTGAAAATGTTTTCAGAGAAGCTGGAAGAATTATCTGATACAGAAGAGATGATTTTTACTCTTTATACTAATGAGTGTGATGAAAATGAATGGAAAGACGAATGGAAAAAATATTTTCATACAACTAAGATAACAGATAAAATCGTGATTAAGCCTTCATGGGAAGAATATACATCTGACGAAGACGAGGTTGTTATCAAAATAGATCCGAGAATGGCTTTTGGTACCGGTACTCACGAAACAACATCACTTTGTATAAAGATGCTGGAGAAATATGTTCCGGGGAAGAAAAATCTTCTGGATATAGGATGCGGTTCCGGAATACTGATGATAGTAGGGTCAAAATTTGGTGCGGAAAAAGTAGACGGAATAGATATAGATCCGGCAGTGGAAGCTGTAGCCAAAGAAAATCTGGATGATAACGAGGTTAGTAATTACAGCGTCGTTATAGGAAATCTGGTAGATGATATTAATAAAAAATATGATATTGTAGTTTCTAATATTCTGGCTGATACTCTTATGGAACTTTTGGATGATATAGAAAAGGTCTTGGAACAGGGAGCTTTGGTAATATTTTCAGGTATACTGAAAACCAGAAAACATGAAATACTGGAAAAAACTGAAAAGCATAATTTTAGAAAAATAGATGAAAAAGAAGAAAATGAATGGATTTCTTATGTTTTTGAATATAAATAA
- the surE gene encoding 5'/3'-nucleotidase SurE, producing MKILLSNDDGIFAKGIETLAMTLIERGHDVYVVAPDEDASGTGHGLTINKPLRYRKYKINGTFFGYMVNGKPADCVKLARWEIFRDIEFDFMISGINRGANLGVDLFYSGTFGAASEAALLGIRSIALSLSEPFDHGKNYLTAAVFAADFIEKIKDFQFPRYKLLNINVPNVKSEELKGYKFTIQGDRNYKENFDKRFDPNGHEYFWITGNAVEYSSNYHSDYYVLKDNYVSITPVALDLTDEKFGLQIEKELDK from the coding sequence ATGAAAATTTTACTATCAAATGATGACGGAATTTTTGCTAAGGGGATAGAAACACTGGCTATGACATTAATTGAGAGAGGACACGATGTATATGTAGTGGCTCCTGATGAGGATGCCAGCGGGACAGGACATGGTCTTACAATTAATAAACCTTTGAGATACAGAAAATATAAAATAAACGGAACTTTTTTCGGATATATGGTAAACGGAAAGCCTGCTGACTGTGTAAAGCTCGCAAGATGGGAAATATTCAGAGATATAGAGTTTGATTTTATGATAAGCGGTATAAACAGAGGTGCCAATCTGGGAGTAGACTTGTTTTATTCCGGTACATTCGGTGCTGCATCAGAAGCTGCACTTTTGGGAATAAGATCAATAGCCCTTTCTTTATCTGAACCGTTCGATCATGGGAAAAACTATCTTACTGCGGCAGTTTTTGCAGCAGATTTTATAGAAAAAATAAAAGATTTTCAGTTTCCGAGATATAAACTTTTGAATATAAATGTACCGAATGTAAAGAGTGAAGAGCTGAAAGGGTATAAATTTACTATTCAGGGAGACAGAAATTATAAAGAAAATTTTGATAAAAGATTTGACCCGAATGGACATGAATATTTCTGGATAACGGGTAATGCAGTGGAATATTCGTCTAATTATCACAGTGACTATTATGTGCTGAAAGATAATTATGTTTCTATTACACCTGTGGCATTAGACTTAACAGATGAAAAATTCGGACTTCAGATAGAAAAGGAATTAGATAAATGA
- a CDS encoding TIGR00282 family metallophosphoesterase, whose translation MKLLIIGDLVGEPGREALARYLENKRDMFDFIVVNGENVAGGFGITPKIANKVFNLGVDVITLGNHTWDRREIYPYLDETENMIRPLNFAPGTPGKGYTIVEKNGKKLAVINIQGKVFMPPIACPFLAIDELLPEIKAVTNNIIVDFHGEATSEKQAMGWNLDGHVSLVYGTHTHTQTADERILHRGTGYITDIGMTGGHDGILGMNKKESIQKFKDGLPARWSVCKENIKINGIIVDINEYGRTEKIERVNLHISI comes from the coding sequence ATGAAATTGTTAATAATAGGAGACCTGGTGGGGGAACCCGGCAGAGAAGCATTGGCAAGATATTTAGAAAATAAAAGGGATATGTTTGACTTTATTGTAGTTAACGGGGAGAATGTAGCAGGAGGTTTCGGGATAACTCCGAAGATAGCAAATAAAGTATTTAATCTGGGAGTAGATGTAATAACACTGGGAAATCATACATGGGACAGAAGAGAAATTTATCCTTATTTAGATGAAACAGAGAATATGATAAGACCGCTGAATTTCGCACCGGGAACACCGGGTAAAGGTTATACTATAGTGGAAAAAAACGGGAAAAAGCTGGCAGTTATTAATATACAGGGAAAAGTTTTCATGCCTCCTATAGCGTGTCCTTTTCTCGCAATAGACGAGCTGCTGCCTGAAATAAAAGCAGTAACAAATAATATAATAGTGGACTTTCACGGAGAGGCAACGTCAGAAAAACAAGCAATGGGATGGAATCTTGACGGACATGTGTCTCTTGTATATGGAACACACACTCATACACAGACAGCAGATGAAAGAATACTTCACAGAGGAACAGGATATATCACTGATATAGGTATGACCGGTGGACATGACGGTATACTCGGCATGAATAAAAAAGAGAGCATACAGAAATTCAAGGACGGTCTTCCTGCAAGATGGAGTGTATGTAAAGAAAATATAAAAATAAACGGTATAATAGTAGATATAAATGAATATGGAAGAACAGAGAAAATCGAAAGGGTAAATCTCCATATTTCAATATAA
- the rny gene encoding ribonuclease Y, which translates to MTFVWIGVVIIFLLLTFFIGYLISRSVVEKEYKNTYGELNNLKGEIFNAKRELDDTKKEVEREVESYKKEEMIKVKEELLGVKKEADEEVKAMKAEVSVKEERLLKREENLEVRSGRLEERELKLEEQKEVLVTKEHTLNDLIQKEETELTKISELTKEEAAEVILNRLQGELEHDKAVMIRDFEYNVERDKERISKRIMSTAISKAAADYVVDSTISVIQLPSEEMKGRIIGREGRNIRAIEAVTGVDLIIDDTPEAVVLSSFDGVRREVARITLEKLISDGRIHPTKIEEVVEKAKEEVDEKIMDAAEHAILEVGIPTLPNQVLKVLGKLKYRTSFGQNILQHSIEVAHIAATLAAELGANVEVAKRAGLLHDIGKAFSHEQEGSHALNGGEFLRKFSKENETVINAVEAHHNEVEQLSVEAVLVQAADSISASRPGARRETLSNYLKRLEQLEEIANNYEGIESSYAIQAGREIRLIVNPERIDDDKSTLIAREVAKEIEEKMQYPGQIKVTVVRETRAVEYAK; encoded by the coding sequence ATGACATTTGTCTGGATTGGAGTAGTAATAATATTTCTTCTTTTGACTTTCTTTATAGGGTATCTAATTAGTAGATCTGTAGTAGAAAAAGAGTATAAAAATACATATGGAGAGCTGAATAACTTAAAAGGGGAGATATTCAATGCTAAAAGAGAGTTAGATGATACTAAAAAAGAAGTTGAAAGAGAAGTGGAATCTTATAAAAAAGAGGAAATGATAAAAGTAAAAGAAGAACTACTGGGAGTAAAAAAAGAGGCTGACGAAGAAGTAAAAGCTATGAAAGCCGAAGTATCAGTAAAAGAGGAAAGATTACTGAAAAGAGAAGAAAATCTTGAGGTAAGATCCGGAAGACTGGAAGAAAGAGAACTGAAACTGGAAGAACAAAAAGAAGTTCTGGTTACAAAGGAACATACCCTTAATGACCTGATACAGAAAGAAGAAACAGAACTTACAAAAATATCTGAACTGACTAAGGAAGAGGCAGCAGAAGTTATATTAAACAGACTTCAGGGTGAACTTGAGCATGATAAAGCAGTGATGATAAGAGATTTTGAATATAACGTGGAAAGAGATAAAGAAAGAATCTCAAAGAGAATCATGTCTACAGCAATATCAAAAGCTGCTGCGGACTATGTAGTAGATTCTACGATTTCTGTAATTCAGCTGCCTAGTGAAGAGATGAAGGGAAGAATCATCGGGCGTGAAGGAAGAAATATAAGAGCAATAGAAGCAGTAACAGGAGTAGATCTGATTATAGATGATACACCTGAAGCAGTAGTATTATCTTCATTTGACGGTGTAAGAAGAGAAGTAGCAAGAATAACTCTGGAAAAATTAATTTCAGACGGAAGAATACATCCGACAAAAATAGAAGAAGTAGTAGAAAAAGCAAAAGAAGAAGTAGACGAAAAAATAATGGATGCAGCAGAACATGCTATTCTGGAAGTAGGAATTCCTACTCTTCCGAATCAGGTTCTGAAAGTGCTGGGGAAATTAAAATACAGAACATCATTTGGGCAGAATATATTACAGCATTCAATAGAAGTAGCGCATATAGCAGCTACGCTTGCAGCGGAACTGGGAGCGAATGTGGAAGTAGCTAAAAGAGCAGGACTTCTGCATGATATAGGAAAGGCGTTCTCGCATGAGCAGGAAGGATCACATGCATTAAACGGGGGAGAATTCCTGAGAAAATTTTCTAAGGAAAACGAAACTGTTATAAATGCAGTGGAAGCACACCATAATGAAGTAGAGCAGCTGAGTGTGGAAGCAGTCCTTGTTCAGGCGGCGGATTCGATTTCAGCTTCAAGACCGGGAGCAAGAAGGGAAACATTGTCAAATTATCTGAAAAGACTGGAACAGCTTGAAGAAATAGCGAATAACTATGAAGGAATAGAAAGTTCATATGCAATTCAGGCAGGAAGAGAAATAAGACTTATAGTGAACCCTGAAAGAATAGACGATGATAAATCGACATTAATAGCAAGGGAAGTAGCTAAAGAGATAGAAGAAAAAATGCAGTATCCGGGTCAGATAAAGGTTACAGTGGTAAGAGAAACAAGAGCAGTTGAATATGCTAAATAA
- a CDS encoding M15 family metallopeptidase: MKKKILLAVLAFNFILSANTLETGIFEIPDDIKTVMSSNSYRETGPVKMSELVLVKVKYINFENEEKAGNIIINKKLAGDIEAIFQELYEAQFPIEKIRLIDEYGNSDELSMEDNNTYAFSVRPKTGKKSFSKHAYGFAIDINPVQNPYIKNNIIEPKNSKDYLDRKNIRKGMIVKGDVCYNAFKKRGWTWGGEWKSLKDYQHFEKSL, translated from the coding sequence ATGAAAAAGAAAATTTTACTCGCAGTATTAGCGTTTAACTTTATTTTATCTGCAAATACATTAGAGACAGGTATTTTTGAAATTCCGGATGATATAAAAACAGTGATGAGCAGTAATTCTTACAGGGAAACAGGGCCTGTAAAAATGTCAGAACTGGTTTTAGTTAAGGTGAAATATATTAATTTTGAAAATGAGGAAAAAGCCGGTAACATAATCATAAATAAAAAACTTGCCGGGGATATAGAAGCGATCTTTCAGGAATTATATGAAGCACAGTTTCCCATAGAAAAAATCAGACTAATTGATGAATACGGGAATTCTGACGAACTTTCCATGGAGGATAATAACACATACGCATTTTCGGTGAGACCGAAGACTGGGAAAAAATCTTTCTCAAAGCATGCGTACGGTTTTGCAATAGATATTAATCCCGTGCAAAATCCTTATATTAAAAATAACATAATAGAACCAAAAAATTCTAAGGATTATCTTGACAGAAAAAATATAAGAAAAGGTATGATAGTGAAGGGTGATGTCTGCTATAACGCATTTAAGAAAAGAGGCTGGACATGGGGAGGAGAATGGAAATCTCTCAAAGATTATCAGCATTTTGAAAAAAGTCTGTAA